The following nucleotide sequence is from Geotrypetes seraphini chromosome 10, aGeoSer1.1, whole genome shotgun sequence.
TTTGTCAGATAGAACGGGTTATAGCAGGACAGGAGTAAGGCACACTGGCAGagctactgctactatttatcacttatacagCACTGAAAGACGTACAAAGCACTACCAACTTCAAACTAACAAAATAACCAGaacatcgttaaaaataaacgaccacgaatacccaatctccaaaaccataaaaatacttggTATCACACTAGATACAcacttaaccatggctgaccacacaaacttactggtgaagaaatgcttttacacgctgtggaaactaagaactattaaaaaatacttcgacacaacatccttcggattactggtgcagtcgctGAACCTAtccatcctggactactgcaacatcgtctacctgggtatccccaaaaaaacagtacaaaaattaagactagtgcaaaacactgcagtccgcttgatcttcggactgaggaAAAAAGACCATGTTAGCCCCTCCTACAAAAAATTACACAAgttaccaatggaggcgcgaatactgttcagGTTTGCTTGTATCTGTTTCAGACAGGTCTGGGGACTAGTACCTTCCTACCTGCTACCACACTTCacgctacacaaccccacacgaacaaccaaagatcacaggctgcaaatacaaatcctttctggacagaactttcatgttccaagcaagcagacagcaatcctggctgggaaaccacataaccagagccaggcagacctacggcgcattccgaaaatcaattaaaaccgttctatttgacaaattcatagcCTAAACAGATGACCCTCTCTCACTATGATATTTCCCCTTTTCAAACCTGATGTaattggaggaggagggaagggggtggggggtagcgGCAGGAAAATGGCAGTTTCAGGTTCCGCTTTGCAGGCTCGTCTTCGCTATTTGATGAGCCGACGGCATGGGAAGCCCGCGTTGAAGCCGACCCGACCGCTGGTCCTGGCCGACCGTGTGGCAAACCGGAAAATGCGAATGGGAGAGGCCACATGCATCACTGAGATGTCGTTGATGATGGCATGCTGGAAGGAAAACAATTTCAATGATATATTTTGTGCCAAGGAAATCCAGTCTTTCTTTGATTGTAATGCTAAGGTCCAGGCAGAACTTAGATTAAATGAGAAAACTCCAAAACATGGAGGACATCTACCTTCAAATCAAGTTAACAAACTGTTGCAGAGGTTTCCAAACATCACCCGGGAGATTTAAAGAAGCTGTATGGTTGTGATTTTGTCAAATGCTACAGATTAAACCACCTGGCTCAGCTAGGAAAGCAATTGGAGGAGCATGATGGGGAACAGCAGACCGACTCAAGAATTGCTCCAGACTCTCACCTATAATAGTGCTGGgactgtttatttaaaaaaaaaaggtttattaaGAAATGGAAAGTGCTAACTAACCTAGTGTCTGGGAAAGGAAGGGtgttaaaaaatatttcagtCCCAATGAATAAGATGTaattgaaggatccctagctgcccgaacagggacttgatctacagacttgagcctgtttggcacgatcgtctccctcggaggatttcaaaccttgcctcctacgagacccgtaatagccggcattagcCTGATGGTTGAtcaggaacggtttctcgtcgaagacaacggattgcacctcgagaaggaacgaatcagtggagatttctggctcctggttttgttgtgccggtaccggacctgtcttggtaagtgaaaagttgattccttctctatcctgtctctacctcttctgtctagtaacttcttaatccgttgtgaagcacagagaggtatataggattctggtttctggaaattggaacttttgttgggtgcatatatagattgtataatatgggtcagagcaccatcgacccccttcagatcatgcttaaacattttacaactgccttttctggcgattatggcgaccctaagatGACAAAGTCTACcctcattaaattttgtgtatatGAATGGCCCATTTTCGGCGTAggatggcccccccccccctccgagggTACTCTGGACTTGAATATTATACGTCAGGTATATATCCGTGTCACCAGTCCCACTGAGGGACTGGTGGATACTGGTTGGATACGGTCCGACTAAAACCTTCCTGGCTTAAACCCCAATTGGACAAAGCTACCCTAGTGCATGTAATGGCCCTCTGGCGGAAGGTCCAGGAAAACTGCCCTGTTTTATCCGAGCCAATAGATAGTGGACCGGATCTGTTGGAACCCTCAGCGCCCCCACCTTCGTATACCCCTCGACCCGATTTGAACGTTCCTGTCGGTCTTGATGACTATGATATTCAGAATAAAACAGTGGTATACATTATTTTAAACAGAATGGGTCTAGAGATAATAAGgaaagtgttttctttcttttattttttatttttgttgttgttgactgaccctctttttcttcttacaaGAGGGGGAAATACATAGCGTACATAGTCCTGCTTTTCATCATGAGATGTAACATCTCAACCCTGCCAGTTATGGCAGGCTTGCAGAAGATGATATAATACAATGCAATTTTTATTTGGGTAATTATGGAGAATCAATGTTAACTGAGTTTGATtactaataaaacaaaacacttagTTAGCTAGACACAGTCATGCTTGGAATGGATTAACTCTCCTAATCTTATGGTTTAGCaccatttagataaattcaaagcaacaaaacaaacacccaaacattttccctttgccctattgcttttcttccatctatgtcctcattcctttcctccttgaagttctttttttttttttttctccctgtttcttatatatttaattctgggtttgtagagtttttttgtaattttttattgttttcttcacccttatttttattgttgtcaaaggcttagtatttggaatttaatcaactttttgtcatacttgtcaaattaataaaacaaaagctctggggacacctgacaagacacagagaacgagaaattggtgatgttgagaaattacccggggagatggaaatagcatttaggttggaaacctgggaaaggttggtaaagcaagccagcatgattgttttgccgaaagttgcagacaggatagtgtaagttgctttACAGGGTAAAATGCGTGTGGATCTagccagaattaagaatgtgagttcgcactgatgaacgagaataaggactgtgattttagatatatgttgcgtgcagtggatttgttacagacagtgagtaatttaaagaaagttgagccagatagtttacgtgttctcgcagttgtcaaagtgtgtctgctggtaataaaaaagaaaaaaaaaaaagcaaccgtttgtcagacatgtggggtttgtgttgggcacatctctgcctttgtatcccagtgttgggggatttaaagtacaagactaacaatgatagaggttaagtatccatatttttctgaaaattgaaatatttgctaaacatgggcttgataattcaagttcaagtttcaagttttattattatttgatgaatcgcctatacaaacattctaagcgctgaacaattaaaaaaaaaaacaacattttagaggacaaacaattttaagacacaagtacaaagttaaataacaaagtttttaagagttttaagAGTACAtcttttctgatgtacagtagcagtgcattccacatttgtggcgctgtaacagaaaacatgtcatttcttcttgtacccacaatttttaaggaagggacagttaataagtcttgtgatgatgatcgtagagaacgaggggcataataaggaatgatcattctagacatgaattgaggctcattgaaagctagaactttaaaaaccaagaataatatcttaaaagtaattcggtggctaataggtagccaatgggacttaatcaatagcggtgtaatgtggtcaactttttttttcctttatgaatgagttttattgataacggatggattgagattacttcttttgtgctaacaagtctcccttgctttcccgtattgtgtctttatcctggtgttctttatgaattctttcttcccatgcatgtttgtataaagtgttattatcaatcagattctaaatacaattggaaacagaaatacctttcaaataaacttggtagctcaaactccagaggaagggggtagttattatgtaaggacagtgcagagtaaagtagctacatctagtctgcagcagtgcccactcctcagagtgtagcgggacccaggtggcagacaagggttccaggtctgcctgcagggaacatggctaagtgacctcaggggtggtgtcacgttaaaatgtctcttctttgtcttcgcagtcatacatacagagctgttctggacctgttacaatgagcctttatctacccagagaaggaggacaatgttctgctttcagtaaccttgaaatgaccttgcacttaacatttaacatgtttcttttttttcccctttgaattgacattgccatacttcagaatacctctatatttaacattgtacactgtacctagtaagttttgcttatttttcaagattgaagcacaccctagcagttgcgtccctgtctgccttatgaatgtaattggcagggcaccaagccagagtgatcacattcttacgttttctctttcggacgttccagtaaccattaatagatgccttttatgattatgtgattattatgccatgtgttatatcgcactttactttgccactgtgtgcacacaattatgattcgtgctatgatggacgtttgtttttgtataactgtgcatttctctgcagatctaagttcagctctgaatccttgccagctggaagaaaagttccacgccttttctgttttctatgtttgtttatgccctgtaatctttgtgttgtctatctgtttggtttgtggggtaccccagggaaaccaactataccattggccatttttggagatttttctctccctttttgcatttttgtttttttcctatctaaattgcctttctagctgttcacgcccacgctgccctctggcgccagcgctccttcctcacctcctctggatcccctatccaacaccaccaactcatcctggaccttttggatgctatcctgctaccctccaaagtttctatcatgcactgccgggcccaccgtcgcctccgtgatttcatcagccgcggtaatgccttggctgaccgctcggctcgccaggcggccctccaaggtccgcccacaccccctcttctgttatccctttcctccccccaacctttccttcattccctttccccccagtacactgacccgaatccggatggattactataccttcctcccacacatccaccccccctcctgtacgtccctcaactcctggccctccctgttgtccaacgtgcacacgatttttctcatgccggtaacccagccctccgcactcttctccgacagaatttctatatcccgaatctctctcaactcatttCTCATGTTCTGCaccgctgtgtcatttgcctccgcCACAACCCCTCTTCTGACCCCCCGTCCCTGGCCACCAGTCCCTGGCCACGGTTCACatcccatgcaagtcctctctacagattttacccacttgcccccctcccatgggttccgttacctcctggttttcattgattcccacactgggtggccagaggcctacccagtgtgcacagagaaaagtagggaaatagtaaaggttttactccatgacatcatccctcgctatggcctgcccttagtgattggcagcgataatggccccgcatacatatcacaagtcacacaagcagTCTCTCGGGccctgcaaatcacctggaaattacatacggcctatcaccccagagctctggccaagttgaacgcatcaacagaactattaaaaccctcctcggaaaagcggcagaggaaagccgcctgccatggcccaaactgattccttctgttctatttcgcatccgctgtaccccaggtaaacgcaatcggttgtccccatttgagctcatgtatggccgacccccgccgatagtcagcccagaccctgagtctcttgaacagatagggaacgctatcacagacgcagagataaagcagctaggaaagaccattatgaaattacagaactgggtcatttctagagccccgctaccaattacaacccctgttcacctctacaaacctggggatcaagtgtggctaaaagtatggaagaaagaacagCTGAAAtccctttggacagggcctttcactgtcttacttgcttcccccacagctgtcaaattgtcccgccacaagtcttggattcactacagccgtgtgaagcccgctgctgagtatatttgtgaaaaagggcccactgaccttcaactgaaaatcacgcggctgccccacactctggaagagtaatcacgcacgtctgatccggagatctgacaagatatttaacATGAACTCTtttgtatatttactgcttgtgatttacgtcttgccaacattgtccatgtcccctacccctcccacgcctgggtgtgccccttgtgtggcactagtagacaatgggggcaaaacggaaaatgttattagatttcaaactaattatgagtgtaaggatCAACTAGTGatccctgtatgtatatataacaaggttgaatattctatatgtaataatggagattcacagatctgtttcgaccccagagcaactaatagggatacttggatagaggtcagttcagtctgggatcagggccccctgattcaacaaaccctggtcactaatccccatgtcccggcctcagtcctctttgatgcttgccatgccatggaccagaaccccaccttccttggacgttgtggtgccctagcatggaggagggaatatatgcacaacgataaatacatgtgcctggcgggacagaagccgtcccactgtgaagggtcttccgaacactactactgtaactactggaaatgtgtatcctgggctacttggggtatgacccgactgcccaccacccgagccatattatccaaaggggtgactacctctgactgtggcctccagaactgtaacccacttaacttcactattctacagccgtttaaatggaatCTCGACGATAGCTTCCagaaagctcgctatcttgtgggcctacagatatatggtaaaggcacggaccctggtactgtcttgcacatcaaactagttgagagacaccgaatccctgaacaacacagcattgtgttcccagacttttatgaacatatgaaacttgaccaacaagactttgtgccctctgccaccactcgcatccttttcatacagttcgctgaagccataggagccaccttaaatctgacaaactgttatgtctgcgggggcacccagctggcccctgaaaaactccattctggcaaaacactgcatacagcgtctcggaccatcctttaccactcgtgttggacacctgcagtgccaatccttatggactaaaaacagcacctctcagcccggttggacttattggaccgggGATCCTAAGTTAAATctacccagacgatggaatactactggcaatgctaccacattaaatgtctacctcaacctgcctgcttctgccccttgggctgcaccggaaggatactactggatctgtggaAAAACGGcgtaccccactctaccctcaaattggactggcacttgtgttctgggcactatcaaaccagccttcttcctcctcccgttatccgaaggagaacatctggctgtcccagtattcgatcaatgggcccgttctgaaagaagcctgGAGATTGGTAAATGGGgagacacttggcccccggagcgcatcattgctgtctacggtcctgctacttgggctgatgatggtatgtttgggtaccggaccccaatctacatgcttaaccgccTCATATGACTGCAGGCGGTcttagaagttatcaccaatgaaacagctagggccctgggagccctggccaaagcgaacactatgatgcgtaccgccatctatcagaaccgacaGGCCTTAGACaatctattggccgctgaaggaggggtatgtggaaaattcaatctttccaactgctgtctacaactggatgatgaaggatttgtagttgaagaggtcatagacaagattaccagattagctcacgttcctgcccagacttggaagggtttttctgctgatatgtttggactcaactcattgactgattgggcctccaaaccgggactctttaaagccctcaccataattttcctggtatcctctgtcatattttgtgtcCTTCCTTGCCTGTtcccatgtttattgaaaaccctcaaccgtactattaggactacgattgacaaaagtaccaccgcaCTAGTCCTGGCCCTCTCCTCCTATCACCCTGTCCCtacctctgatacagatggccctgacctcccgtgacccagctagtcagctggcctacagaagaaaagttgggaatggaggatccctagctagctgatatagctgggtcacggtgtagatgaagaaactccatcttagatcagtgggttATAATTGGTACAAAtaacaacctgtgactccattttattgctctgagaaatcacgtatgcatgcaggcctgttctatgtatctgcctTGGTGCCAGGCACGGCCAGGGGGCAACAGGATGCTGCTGTTAGCTAGCTTTGATGTATAgactataggatggatttatggttttgtttttctctctgctcttaccttttGGCCAGAGCTGGTTATACCGGTTTGGACTGGCCAGGACCCTATATAACCTTTGTGTCCGAAactctcagggtcttctgtttatgcagccagttctgcccagaagtccagcatatatgtttgtttaataaaagcctttttacatctcttcagtctctggctcaagtctctgcactactgacggagggccttatcctaaaaggcacCTTCAGTAATATTTTGATGTTTCCTAAAGTCCTGTTTACTAATATTAAAGAGAAGATTTTGtatcctaaaaaaaaacaacaaaacctgaTGTAATTTCTCATGAAACTCCTAgttcttatgtaacatttctcctcttgcattctgtaattcgctgattgttcagcctTCTTTTGATGTGAACCgtctagaagtcatttgactatggcggtatagaaaaacagagttattattattattatttaatagacagtcccttttcggaagagcttacaatataactcggacagacagacatgatatatagggttggggatgcagaactcaaggtgagaggagttaagagttgaaagcagtcttgaagaggtgggcttttaactgggccttgagcactgccagattttgatctggttttggtacaaccttcccaaagattcagttgcctgtggagctcataatcaaaacttttaaacgtccaaaaaccagcctaagtaagcacttggacgtcctaatagaagggataatcaaaaccaactttctggacgtgcagcaacaattctaagctgctgtgcatccagagagcaTAGGGCATTTTGGGAGATGTGTTATGGCGGGAATCAGGTGGGCTTTAATCTTGACATACCTCAGCCATAATCAAAAATTTACTAGATgctggcagttagacctgtttgagttgtgtccaagttccacaaaggtgcccaaactaacaagaagaccactggaggattaaggcatgacccccccccccattactcccccagtgctcacgaccccctcccaccacccaaagagtgactcccctaaaaaaaaaaaaaaaaaaaaaaagcccatagGTTTCCTTTCAGTTGATTGCGgaagaaggaatccccatcagctgagctgtttttggggattcctggaggctcaactgagccctacacccctcctcgTGACATCCTCTGATTTCCCCTCCATCCTCCCGACATCCCGGACCTGCCGCTGACATCCCCCGCATCGTTACTGTTCCAGTAACAGTATGATGCATGAGCAACTGGGCACACGATGGAAGGacgttgcagatggtaggagtctgatcagcagacaagactcttgttgccacatcaaagatGGACAAGACTCAAATAATGTCATTTAAAAGTagctcatttaaatccaaaagcagcttctgcagttttttaaacaaaatcattgaattcagttgccagttgtctaagatgtgttaagtttttacatattgatactagtctcaagttttagagaagacacggggacaaagtttgtccctgtccccagtGGCGTTccaagggggggcggtgcgccccgggtgccagccctaagggggtgctcccggccttgccgttcagtcccccccacccccgaaggaccgctcgccccactgaccttcctgcaccacctgtgaagcagctcGCAGCAggatcagaggaggggcgggaccgtggcgcaggaagcagcgcagggatcgctgacgctgacttcgcgatcctgctgcggctgcttcataggtggtgcggggcggccaggggggcgagcggtccttcggggtgggtcggggcatcaggccttcagggtggggcgggcgggcaggcaggcaggctttctagggggagggggtgacaggcaggcaggccttcaaggggggacaggccttcgggggggtgcaggccttcaaagggggggacaggccttcaaggggggaaaggcaggcaggccttcaagggggggacaggccttcaagggggagacaggccttcaagggggggaaaggcaggcaggcaggccttcaaggggggacaggcctacaagggggggacaggcctacaagggggtgggac
It contains:
- the LOC117368691 gene encoding coiled-coil-helix-coiled-coil-helix domain-containing protein 1-like, which encodes MAVSGSALQARLRYLMSRRHGKPALKPTRPLVLADRVANRKMRMGEATCITEMSLMMACWKENNFNDIFCAKEIQSFFDCNAKVQAELRLNEKTPKHGGHLPSNQVNKLLQRFPNITREI